The following are encoded in a window of Onthophagus taurus isolate NC chromosome 3, IU_Otau_3.0, whole genome shotgun sequence genomic DNA:
- the LOC111425083 gene encoding uncharacterized protein has translation MGVDYFWELLCVGQVKLPTGPIMQNTCFGWVISGPVVSAIAKLTSHCNFSKLSVTSDENDKSFSSKLCQLLERFWEIEAVQTQAPMSNEAMICEEHFNKTAYRAPDGRFTVTIPFKGSIERLGESHKSAERRLLSMERKFKRLPEFGEQYKRFTHEYLELKHMRKINCKTSADLHYYLPHHGVINESSTTTRLRVVFDGSCSTITGYSLNDLQIVGPTLQPDLFNALIKYRKYIHVMAADVRKMYRTCLINPEQTKLQRILWRDSPELPIDIYELLTVTHGTASASYLATRCLKQISLECSDPVVANVIGNHFYVDDLLTGAN, from the coding sequence ATGGGAGTAGATTATTTTTGGGAATTATTGTGCGTCGGTCAAGTTAAGCTTCCTACTGGTCCAATAATGCAAAATACGTGTTTCGGTTGGGTTATTTCAGGGCCTGTAGTTTCCGCAATCGCAAAATTGACCTCACATTGCAATTTTTCTAAACTCTCGGTTACTTCTGACGAGAATGATAAGAGTTTCTCGTCAAAATTATGTCAACTATTAGAACGCTTTTGGGAAATCGAAGCGGTACAAACTCAAGCTCCAATGTCAAATGAAGCAATGATTTGTGAAGAACATTTCAACAAAACGGCATATCGCGCACCTGATGGCCGATTTACTGTAACAATTCCTTTTAAAGGAAGCATAGAACGATTAGGTGAGTCCCACAAAAGCGCGGAACGTAGATTATTGAGTATGGAGCGCAAATTCAAAAGACTTCCTGAGTTTGGTGAACAATATAAAAGGTTCACGCACGAATATCTCGAATTAAAGCACATGCGTAAGATAAATTGCAAAACATCAGCTGATTTGCATTATTATTTACCACATCACGGGGTTATAAACGAATCTAGCACTACTACCAGATTGCGAGTTGTTTTCGATGGTTCTTGCTCAACAATTACTGGGTATTCCCTTAATGATTTACAAATAGTTGGTCCTACTTTACAGCCTGATTTGTTCAACGCTTTAATCAAATACCGTAAATATATTCACGTAATGGCTGCAGATGTTAGAAAAATGTATCGGACGTGTTTAATAAATCCCGAACAGACAAAACTTCAGCGAATTCTTTGGCGTGATTCTCCTGAACTTCCAATAGAcatatacgaattattaactGTGACACACGGTACAGCATCAGCTAGTTATTTAGCCACGCGTtgcctaaaacaaataagcttgGAATGCTCCGATCCGGTTGTAGCAAACGTTATTGGTAACCACTTTTATGTCGACGATCTATTGACTGGAGCAAACTGA